A stretch of DNA from Diospyros lotus cultivar Yz01 chromosome 14, ASM1463336v1, whole genome shotgun sequence:
ACATGAGTTCAGGCCTTGATTTAGAACAAGAATTGGACCaagaaaatgaaacaaattaacCCCAGCAGCTCCCTCCACaaaatatataagtaaataAGGGTGGCTAAGTTATTTGTCTTATATTTTAGGAGACATGGATCCACAATCATCTGCTATCACCTTAGGTCTCACTTTCTCTTTTATCAAACATAGATCCACAATCATCAATAGGTTTTCCAGAACCATAAAGAGTAGAAATGAACCTTGAAAACTAACACAAGCTCTTCTTTTTCACGCACAATCAGAGACAGACTCCAGTAACAAGTGACAGGGGTCACACATTCAGTCAGGACAGGCTTCAAAATCTTGTCAATGGGAATGAAATGGTGAATTATCTTTCCACTATATGAGGAAAAACAGTCCTTTTAGTAAAGCCTGTAATTTGAAATAACAAACGTATAGGAATATGGATGTAGGCAAAACAATAATCTGTTTCATGATTTTTGAACAGCTAAATACAATGCAGATCCTAGCATACTTGtgtgaaaaagaaatgaagccCGAGCATAAGTTGCATTATCAATGGCATTAGTTTGTTAAGGCAAGGTCTGTGCATTTGTTGATAAAACTggataatatttttcttttatgagaAAAGTGAGGAAAGAAATGTCATTGGCAAAAAGAATGCATCCAACACAGTTTTAGAAGACAGTTGCTTCAGTTTGTACAATATTccatttttaaatgaaaagtgTACTTATGAATGTGTAACTTCAATAGctaactaaaaaaagaaaagaataagataAAAAGCATTCTACGATATAGGAATCAAACAGCATCCAAGTGTCCTATCGAATATTGTTATTCAAGCCAGTGATGACAATACAAAATAGAAACATTATACTGCATAACCAACTTTTGCTTTTTCAGTACATCTAACATATATTCGCAAATAGGCATTAGATCCCCTCAATAAATGCAAAACTTCCCTGAGAAATCTAGGAAGTACCTGGTGTAGTGAGTTTCTAGTTGGATACCAAAAGCAGGCATAATTATGATGGACTCTgataaattaaaacatgaaacaGAGTCAACAGGAGGCAAAGATGCTTCttggagattaaaataataccACATGTTCTATCATAGCTTCTGTGATGGGGAAGGAAAAAGACAGGCAAAACATAATGGAGACTAAGCAACAAGTGCAATCTGCGCATAATGAAGACACATAATTTAGGAGACAGCATAGAAAAACTCAATAGTGAAGTTAAAAGTGATCAtctagagttttttttttttttttttaaagagaatTGGACAAGTTTCTTATTTTAGGAGTAGTAGTTAGAAGCAAGAAGTGAGAGATTTGTTTATCAAGGAAAGGAGATAAGAACTCTTTAGTATTGTCATTGGCTGGCAAATGCTCTATAAAGGAATAATCAGGTTGGTAAATTGGCAGCGTCTAGGGATTCTGATTTTTGTTATGGAAttgttttattttccaaaaatctATATTCATAAGAGGAAAGTTGGAGGCCTGCAACAGATGGCTGCGTTTTAAAACACTATCAATGGATCAAAGGAATCAACTTGAAAAGCCTTCTCTAAAGAGGAAGTTCTTGAAGCAGGAAGAGGAAGtttttaaagcatttaataGCTGTATGGGTGATAAAGCCTTGCagccagtttttttttttttttctttggctctctttttttctttttctgactAGTTTTAGGATGTGGCTAGGAGGGGCTTTCCAGGGGCTATTACTTTTTGAAACTTCTCGTTTGGAGAAAAGTTTCAGTTTACCTCTGTTTGGGTGAGAGTAACTAGAGTTACTAACGGAATGGGATGAAAAAGAGTGGAACAGAAAAGAGAGGATTGGaatgtaaatattttctccttgTTTGGAAGGGCATAATGTAAATACTTTTTCCTTGATTGAGAGTGCAGTGGAAATCAACAGAATGAAGAaatattaaacaacaaatgacaattaaaacattttcaatGGAAAGAGAAGAGTTTTCTCAAGTCAGGGAGAAATTTGAACTTCCATAAAGTAACTAAAGTTAAGATTGTcttgatgcaaaaaaaaatcaaattttccatccattctccctcaatttgGAGGAGACAAAAATATGGCTTTGGAATATAATAGATGGAAAGTAGTTTCATCCATCTCTATTTCCATTCCGTTATTATTGGCTTTTCTAAACAAGGAGAATCATTTTTCCACCAGTTTTGATTCCTTTCCCCTCTCCCAAACACAAGGTTTGAGAAGGGGAGGGGGAGGtcttgatataaaaaaatttggatttattaGTTTGATAGGGAGAATGTGtaaaattatagaaaagaaTTTCTCGATTAGACTTAAGGAGATTGTGACCAATTTGGTGTCAGCCTCCCAAAATGCTTTTTTAGAAGTCGACAAATCTTAGATGCAGCTTTTATTGTAAACACATGCATTGAAGATGTCAATTTAAAGATACTAGTTTCAGGATGTTTGATTCATAAGCTTGATTTAGATAAAGGCTTAGTGGCTTACGATCACATAAAGTGGGAGCTTTTACTTTTAAGTTCTTAAATTAAAGGGTTTGGCGATAATTGATTTAAGtggatttttttgtaatgtttttTATTTGGTCAATTCTGTTCTCAATGATTCTTCCAATAATTCTTGGTATTCACCCATTAGTCTTTGAAACAACTCGGCTAATACTCAAATCTTAAAGGAGCATGCAGAAAAATATATAGGAACAGTACATTAAACAAAGCTCTGTTTTCGCAATGAAAAGTCAGTCCAACCATCAGAATAAACTAAGAACTACCAAACCATACACATTAGATCCTGCACTAGTATACACAACAGACCTAAAAAACCCAGACCAGTTGCTTCTTACCTTTCTCAACAGACTtccaaagaaataatttgaCAAGAGCTGCACTTAAAAATAAGGTCCAAAGAAGTACAGAAGCTGATTCGTCCTGCTATTTGACAAGGGTTAAACACAAAAGATTAGCCAAAGAAAATAGTAATAAAGAGCTTAACATGGCAAAAGATAGCCACAGAAAGCGAGAAAGTTTGATCTGTTATGCTGGTGTGCAAGTTATACcttaagaagaaagagagagacccCAGTTGTAATgagaagaagggaagagaagTATACAAGAAAAGTGTTTCCTTTGGTTTTTCGAACAAACACATGGTGGACATTGATGGCTTCAATAGGGCCTTTGTGATCATCATGAGTATACGTATATCTTGAACTTGAAATGCAGGAATCGGCAGCCATGTATAGGAACTGAAGCAGAAAACTCAGGAAGCATGCAAATCAGACCTCCTGTATTTGGGGGAAAGAAAAAGGTATGCCACTTTGATCTTTGAATGAACTCGGGAATTAGAAGAGTGAGAAACctgggaaaagaaaaaatatgaacacaaacatattaaagaataatgataCAGTGTCCAAATACAATCATTGTGATTGTTGGTGCGGAGGCAAAATGGCTGGAAAGCCAAATCGCCCTCCCACTCCAACTGCTGCATTCAGAATAAGAATGTCGGCGTAAGGAAGATGTGACCTTACCACCAAAGAATGGAAGCTTAAAGAAGCTGAAATTAGAAGGCATTCACATTCAGACAGAGCAAGATTTTTGAAGGGCATATATAGCTTCACTATACAAATTGCTTATAATTAGAATTTGCTTCCTACATTTCATCCAATTGTTCTCAACTACGCCTAATTTGAACTACACAGGCATGAGCAAATCAAGTAGCTACAAGCCGGGGCACTCAAGCAAGTTAAACTAGGAaatggaaattaataaaatcatttatcatttacATAGCAAATTATCTATTTGCTCCAAATGCAGATACAACAATGAATAAACTTAGATAAAGACCTAAAGCAATCGGAAGGGGAACCTGATCGCTGCAGATTCCTTGGCGGCAAAGTGCAACGAAAATCACGGCTAGGGTTTCATGCGCGGGAGAGAATTTGGGGGAGGGAATGAATTTGCAGAATgttttagggttttgtttctttgGGTATAATTTGCTTAGAACAGGGATTAAGATATGTTGACTAAGGGCTTGTTTGAActttgattttatttgttttgtatttatttatttatttatttatttatttattattattattattatttatgacgAAATgttatatctataaataaatttgacaaaaaaactttataaattaaaaaaaatcaaatatttgtgTATGTCAAGtctatttgtaaaaattatttgttaaatttgtttgtagatataacatttttctatttattaaacCTAGATTGTACGAAAAATGAAATAGGAAACGGATAAGATACTAAAACGAAAtgagaaaatagtattttttttaaataaaaaataaaaatataaaaaaatacctaaataaaaaaatataagagtttttttataaatataattttagtatataaaattatatattaaattaaaaattaatatataatatataattttatatttaaaaattgttcctatatttttatattatgtaatacaaaaaaatcTTTTCCGTCTCTAATCTCTTTGTGAATGGAAATGTGTTTTCAAATCGAGATctcgtttttaattttttttaatattacgaaACACTTTCAAAACGTTTATGAAATTGCAGAAATGACCCATAAACGTTTTTTTAGTATTCCTCAACATTTCGATATAAAAGATATTTCAAAAACACTGAAACAACATACTTGAGGCATTTCTATGCATCGTAATGTTAAACAATAAAAACTCAACATTGCAACAAATTTGTtattcttcaaattttcaaaaataaaaaataaaaatat
This window harbors:
- the LOC127790327 gene encoding uncharacterized protein LOC127790327 isoform X1: MAADSCISSSRYTYTHDDHKGPIEAINVHHVFVRKTKGNTFLVYFSSLLLITTGVSLFLLKQDESASVLLWTLFLSAALVKLFLWKSVEKESIIIMPAFGIQLETHYTSGKIIHHFIPIDKILKPVLTECVTPVTCYWSLSLIVREKEELVLVFKELRPPVKMLIPIWKALCDATNSLGTLAPSG
- the LOC127790327 gene encoding uncharacterized protein LOC127790327 isoform X2; the encoded protein is MAADSCISSSRYTYTHDDHKGPIEAINVHHVFVRKTKGNTFLVYFSSLLLITTGVSLFLLKDESASVLLWTLFLSAALVKLFLWKSVEKESIIIMPAFGIQLETHYTSGKIIHHFIPIDKILKPVLTECVTPVTCYWSLSLIVREKEELVLVFKELRPPVKMLIPIWKALCDATNSLGTLAPSG